The Candidatus Rubidus massiliensis DNA segment AAGTCCGTTTCTCGATGTTCGAATACAAGTTGAATGACGTTTTCTAAACCCTTAAATGAGGGAAGTGAAGAAGAAGATATCATAGAATAGATGTCATGAAAATCTTTCATTCGGCTATTGAAAGACCCTCGATGGAGAATAGTCTCTAACTTTTCAGCAAAAATGAATTCTTTTGGATAACAAGCCAGCTCAACGCTGTCTTCGAAAAGATCGCCTTTTGAATAGTTTGTGAGCCTAATTTTATATGAAATAGCTTCAACAATATCTCCAAAACCAATATCTATCGCTACTTTAAATCGTGTACGCCCAAAATAAGCCATCATAGAAATTTCTACACCAGGATAGCCCATGTGAGGATGAGTTAATTCGCTAGCCTTAACTTCTTTAAAGATGAATCCATCATTGAGATAAATCTCCGCTATTTCTTCAAAAACAGTTTGCAAAGACGAGACTTGATTACTAATTTTTTTAGCTAAAAAATCTAAATCAGTTGTTTCTCTTCCGATCTCTAGGTATTTGGACAGGAGGATGCCTCCTTTCAATACAAATTGATTTCGATATTTTGATCCAGCTAAACGGACAAGGAAACGCTCTAACGTGAGAGTTTGCCAAAGATCTGAAGGATCTCGATTTTTTTCTTTTGCAATAGCTCTAAGTTTAGCTTTAAATGATTTTTCTAAATCTGTTTTCATGTTGTATAAGATAAGATGTAAGGAGTGATATCCACTCGTAGTTTTTTTGCGTAAACACCTAATTTTTTTAGATCTGCTTTATGGGTATTATTTTTGAAATATCTTTGAAGAGCCTTGATAGCGATTTCTTTGCTAAGGCAGCGAAAGGCATCGACAATGCAACGCTCTTGATCAAAAATTTTGACTTTATATTCACCTAAAACAATTTCGGTTTTTCCTAGAGAGATGTTACGCATTCTAATGATTTTTGTATTTGGCCTTTTAGGGGCATAAGATTCATGGGGAACGGCGATCCAAATTTCTCTCATTACTTGATCTGTTAGCTCGTAGTAGCAGAGAGCGGAAATTAAGCAGATTACTCCCTCAGGAATACTTGCAGCTACCAATCCTAAGTTCTCCCATTGAAAATCAACTTTAGGCTCGTATTCTGCAAAGCGATAAGTTCCAGGGTAAACTCTTTCAAGCGTGCCTTTTTTGACTAAATAAGCGATTGCATGCCTAGGCACGTTTCGATCAGCAGCTTCTTCAGCTGTGAAGAAAGGAACTTGCCGAAAAGGCTCTAACTGTTTGGTATATTTTGAATGTTCCATATCTTAATTCTACAAAATCAACCCAAACTTGTCAATTGGGTAGGTTTTGAAGGTTTTTACGAACCTAACAAGTTAGATAAGCTTATCCAACCATCTTTATAAACGATTCAAGGAGCTTTAGGAACATTAATTTGTATTTGTTCCTAACCAATCTCCCACGCCTCCCCACCCCTTGTTTTTATAGACAGTCACGGGGTCTTTGGGAATATTATCAGGCAAAACCGGTTTGTTTGGTATTTTGCCAGAGCAGTATTGATTCCACTCGGTTCGATTTTTTAAACCCAATTGCTGAACAAATTTTTTTGCTTCTTCATACGATAAGAAATTTCTGGAGTGAGAGGAGGGAGTTTGGGTTCCTAGCCAATCACCATAACCTTTCCAGCCCAAATCAGCATAAAACCGTTCCGGATGAGTCGGAACATTTTGAGGCTTGATTCCTAAACCTTGATGTTCTCCCTTGCAAAAGGCAGCCCATTCTTTATAGTTTTTTAATGAGAGGCTGTGAACAAAAGCCCTAGCTTCATCAAAAGAGAGATAGCCAATGAATTTTGGGGAGGCTCGTTTTTGATTCCCTAACCAATCAGGATATCCCTTCCATCCCTCGTTTTTATAAGCTCTTTCGGGCTTGAATGGAATATCCAATGGAATCCTCGGTTTGTCTATCAAATTTCCCTGACAGTAAAGCCGCCATTGAGCTTGGGTCTCGAGCTTCAAAGAATGGGCAAATTCTCTACCTTTATGGAACTCTCTATAAACACGGCGTGTAGGGATATAGGATGGTCCAAGCCAGTCATCCCAGCCAGTCCATCCTTTTTCCTTATAAGTGATTTCTGGTCTATTAGATATTGTATCTGGCTTTGCTGTTTTATCAGGAAATTTTCCCGAACAATATTCGCTCCATTCGGTTGAGTTTTTTAAATTCAACTTGTGGACGAATGTTCTAGCTTCCTTATAAGGCAAATACTCTCGTTTGCTATAAGCAATAAATTTATTGCCCAACCAATCTCCAAGACTTTTCCAGCCTTTGCTTTTATAAGTTAAATGTGGGTTAGCTGGGATGTCTTCAGGTTTTGAATCAAAGCCGGGAAGCTGGCATCTACAATAAAGACCCCATTCTTTTTGGTTTTTAAGACCTAATGTATGGATGAAACTTTTTGCTT contains these protein-coding regions:
- a CDS encoding hypothetical protein (Exonuclease C-terminal), with the protein product MGTNAIATRSLKFRPFEDALSFVHKLDLKTQGEWKDYCQGKLQEKGLKPTDIPSNPNITYKHQGWINYGHWLGTGYVSPRYRQYRSYELARSFTRKLGLRSRKEWRFYCEGRFSPVKPDDIPAKPDGTYKNEGWISWADFLGAENISHSKKVFLPYEEAKAIVHQLNLQSQADWKQYCEGTNPQFGLKPATLPTAPDQFYEEWISWGDWLGTGYIACSQRKYRSFEDAREFVRALGIKSQNEWRRYTKGFLKHLPPLPADIPANPNQKYKNSGWNGFGDWFGTGVIAPSLRKYRPFEEAKSFIHTLGLKNQKEWGLYCRCQLPGFDSKPEDIPANPHLTYKSKGWKSLGDWLGNKFIAYSKREYLPYKEARTFVHKLNLKNSTEWSEYCSGKFPDKTAKPDTISNRPEITYKEKGWTGWDDWLGPSYIPTRRVYREFHKGREFAHSLKLETQAQWRLYCQGNLIDKPRIPLDIPFKPERAYKNEGWKGYPDWLGNQKRASPKFIGYLSFDEARAFVHSLSLKNYKEWAAFCKGEHQGLGIKPQNVPTHPERFYADLGWKGYGDWLGTQTPSSHSRNFLSYEEAKKFVQQLGLKNRTEWNQYCSGKIPNKPVLPDNIPKDPVTVYKNKGWGGVGDWLGTNTN